The sequence GGAATACCAAAAAATGCCACCGCATCATTATCTGGCAACACCCACGTTACATGCAATTCAAAATTCCGCACCTTTAAGCCCCTTGCCTGCATCTCCTGCGTAAAGCTGATCCAGTTCTTCGCCTTAGAGCTGATCTTCTCCAAATCCGCCACTTTAGTACCTACACCTTTCTTTCTCACCAGCAATCCCTCGTACACCAGTTTATTTAACGCCTGCCGCAACGTAGACCTCGATATCGCCAATTGCTTCGCCAACTCTACCTCATTCGGCAAAAACTGCCCGCCCGCATACTTCGGGTCCCTGATCATATTGCGCAATAACTGCTCCGCCTGTAAGTGTAAAGGAACTGGATTCTGATGATCAATACTTATTTCCATCTGCCAAAATTAATCATTATGTTTGTATGTATATACATACTATGAGAAAAAAGGTCTTCTTCTTCGCTCTTATCATGCTTGCAGTGCTATCATCCGGCGCTCAAAACAAACAACTGGCCAATAAAATACTGGCAGATCACCGCCTCGATACTATTCAGGCACGGGCTTTACGACTACTCACAGGTTTCACCGCCGGCACCTCCTATGGCGAAGTCTGGATCAGGGATTTCAACACCTTTATCAACGGCTCTCTCGCCGTTCATGACAAAGAAAAGGTGAAAGAAATGCTCCTCCTCTTCTTCAGCATGCAGGGCAAAGATGGCAATATCGTAGACGGCATGATCTCCAAACAAAAAGCACAGGCAGGCTATGATTATATCTATTCTGACCTCGCCCCGGAATGGGCCGCCCACAAAAATACAGTGGAAACAGATCAGGAATCCTCTTTGGTACAGGCAGTATACAAATACATCAAACATACCAATGATACAAGCATCCTCCACATCGTCATCGATCACCAAACCGTGCTACAGCGCCTGGATGCGGCATTGCAATATGTACACAAAGCCCGCTGGTCAGCTAAATATAACCTTGTCACCGGTGCTACTACTATTGACTGGGGAGATGTACAACCTGAAAAAGGATGGGGTGTGGTGATCAATGACCATACAAAGTGGTCTATTGATATCTATGACAATGCGATGTACGCTATTGCACTCAAAGAATACGCGGAGTTATCAAAAAACAGATCCTACCTCACCCAATACAACCAACTCAAAACCAACGTTCGCAAATACCTCTGGCAATCTGGTGCTGGTAAGTATCTGCCACATCTCTACCTCAATGGTAGCCCTTTCTCTCCTGATTTCAAAGAAGATGAAATCATCTATACGGGTGGTTCTGCCTGCGCAATCCTCGCTGGTTTCCACTCTCCGAAAGAGATCGCCGGCATTAATGAGCAAATGCTCATGGCTGCTACTAAAGAGAAATATGCCACCATTGGCATCACCGTCTACCCGCCTTATCCTGAAAAGGAGTTTCCAAATATGAAACCTTATGTGTATCAGAATGCTGGCGACTGGACCTGGTTTGGTGGTAGAATGGTACAAGCCCTCATTGAGCATGGTTTTGCCAAGGAAGCTTACGATGAACTCAGCCCGATGCTGGACCGTGCCCTTAGCCACCATGGCTTCTATGAATGGTATGATGTACAGACTGGCGAGCCAAAAGGTTCGGGGGATTTCAGGGGAGAGGCAGGGGTATTATATGATGCAATTACTATCCTTAAGAATTGGGCAAAGCAGCAAAAGTAATCTGGTGGCTACGCTGCTAAAGACCAGCCCAACCATCAAAAATAATTTGCTTTCTTGTTTATATGTCTATATGTTTATACATATCGGATTTTTCCTCCTCGCTGCTGGCTTGTAGCAATCTACCTGCTCAGAAAAAAGAATTCACCTCGATATACTAATTCAATCAAAAAAGAGATACCACCCTTATACGGCCGGTATCTCTTTTTTCGAACTACCATTACCAACTGGAGAAATCACTAAAGCCCCCCAGCTGTTTTGAAAAAAATTAATTCACCGGAACATTCACCTCCATCTTAATAATGTCATCCACCTTACCACCCGGTGTACCCACTCCAAAATCACTCCTGTTCACATCAAACTTCCCTGCGAAAGTTCCACCACTACCCGCTTTCACAAAAGTAAATGGAATAGAAAACGGCTTCTTTACACCATGCATGGTCAACTCACCTTTCGCTACATACCCACTACCTGATTTCGTAATCTCTGTAGAAGTGAATGTAATGGTC is a genomic window of Chitinophaga sp. LS1 containing:
- a CDS encoding GntR family transcriptional regulator — its product is MEISIDHQNPVPLHLQAEQLLRNMIRDPKYAGGQFLPNEVELAKQLAISRSTLRQALNKLVYEGLLVRKKGVGTKVADLEKISSKAKNWISFTQEMQARGLKVRNFELHVTWVLPDNDAVAFFGIPANQKILKLERLRGTPEGPFVYFISWFHPGIGLTGEEDFKRQLYDILDKDYGVVATLSKEEVSARAADKFVAAKLEIDAGSPVLFRRRFVYDKDDLPIEYNVGYYRPDSFVYTVESRRE